One window of the Zea mays cultivar B73 chromosome 3, Zm-B73-REFERENCE-NAM-5.0, whole genome shotgun sequence genome contains the following:
- the LOC103651815 gene encoding uncharacterized protein, which yields MEHNDSGPVFDQTPTPHVDTLKGTTNSGSDPPLTEQECIRSLWDLICSKDIDQSRVVIDYGDYSANCMDIYESFAEGKCLEDVFMQCFIECVRDDSKNHRRTLTSNRLILDVNVGALLNFEEQERHSKNPQPFDQNVLQNCLHNTLPALVNLDKCKSIMVPMLSRGHWTLYVINLHHRVIHILDSNPYGIQLGGTEWKDYHYDPIYLGGRKFPWARVIMSRLSKALQHVCPNAEFPKFGNFPLDMPSNCPTMRTGSNDCGFFVMSYMKSYDHNAGVISSFNQPDNSRDLRAHALHQLTFHRINKALPLPLDIQRFMFARN from the exons ATGGAACACAATGACAGTGGGCCAGTTTTTGACCAGACCCCAACTCCTCAT GTTGATACACTCAAAGGTACTACAAACTCTGGATCTGATCCACCACTTACAGAGCAAGAGTGTATCCGTTCTCTGTGGGATTTAATTTGTTCCAAGGACATTGACCAAAGCAG GGTTGTTATTGATTACGGTGATTACAGTGCAAACTGTATGGATATTTATGAATCTTTCGCGGAGGGTAAATGTCTTGAGGATGTCTTCATGCAGTGTTTCATAGAGTGTGTTCGTGATGATTCTAAAAATCATCGTCGAACTCTGACATCTAACAGATTAATACTTGATGTCAACGTTGGG GCTCTGTTAAATTTTGAAGAACAGGAACGTCACAGCAAGAATCCTCAGCCGTTTGATCAAAATGTCCTACAGAATTGCTTGCACAACACATTGCCTGCTTTGGTGAATCTGGATAAATGCAAGTCG ATAATGGTACCTATGCTTAGCAGGGGTCATTGGACACTGTATGTGATCAATCTACACCACCGGGTTATACACATTTTAGATTCGAATCCCTATGGTATACAACTTGGTGGCACCGAATGGAAGGACTATCATTATGATCCAATTTATTTAGGTGGCAGGAAATTCCCATGGGCTAGGGTGATAATGAGTAGGCTGAGCAAAGCGTTACAACACGTTTGCCCCAACGCAgaatttcctaagtttggtaatttTCCATTGGATATGCCATCTAACTGCCCAACAATGAGGACAGGGTCAAATGACTGTGGATTTTTTGTGATGAGTTACATGAAATCTTATGATCACAATGCAGGTGTCATATCTTCTTTCAATCAACCA GACAATTCCCGAGACCTACGTGCTCatgcccttcatcaactcacaTTCCATCGCATCAACAAGGCGTTGCCACTTCCATTAGATATCCAGAGATTTATGTTTGCGCGCAATTAG
- the LOC100281517 gene encoding uncharacterized protein LOC100281517 has product MEWRSFGALYDNFRGGFDERTTDRLFIRSPAAILASRQQASFSIQPTSQRSPLLRSLHWSHPPAGRVPTMACTQEVVVFGVNLLESGAPEDDGLVAGWAAVGPCTALSARDEEPAKVPTETINDVADGYRPSGRYVLASGRAGEADGLRRALKRAALRPRVTYRVAGWVGLGDGDGDEGARHAVRVSLRVDGGCVVVDGGAVVCAEPGRWTEIKGAFRLKESPRDAEVYVHGAPAGVDVKVMDLQVFATDRRARFRKLRKKTDKVRKRDVVLNFGSAASGISGASIRVMQMDSSFPFGTCINTNVIQNPGFVDFFAKHFDWAVFENELKWYHTEAQQGQLNYSDSDALLDFCDRYGKPVRGHCIFWAVANTVQQWVKNLDDDQLASAVRARLQSLLTRYAGRFPHYDVNNEMLHGSYYQDRLGDDINAFMFREAARLDPGATLFVNDYNVEGGSDPNATPEKYIEQISALQQKGAAVGGIGLQGHVTNPVGEIICDALDKLATTDLPVWLTELDVSESDVDLRAEDLEVVLREAYAHPAVEGVIFWGCMQGHMWRQDACLIDADGNVNDAGERFVDLRREWTSHARGQIDSAGHFKFRGYHGTYIVQLATATGKVHKTFSVEKGDTPLVLDMNL; this is encoded by the exons ATGGAGTGGCGTTCGTTCGGTGCGCTTTACGACAATTTTCGTGGTGGTTTTGACGAACGAACGACCGATCGGCTCTTTATAAGATCTCCCGCCGCGATCCTAGCCAGTCGACAGCAAGCAAGTTTCTCCATCCAACCAACCTCCCAGCGATCACCCCTGCTCCGATCCTTGCATTGGTCTCATCCGCCGGCCGGCCGGGTACCAACGATGGCCTGCACCCAG GAGGTGGTGGTGTTCGGCGTGAACCTCCTCGAGAGCGGCGCGCCGGAGGACGACGGCCTGGTGGCCGGCTGGGCGGCGGTGGGCCCGTGCACGGCGCTGTCCGCGCGCGACGAGGAGCCGGCCAAGGTCCCGACCGAGACGATCAACGACGTGGCGGACGGCTACAGGCCCAGCGGCCGGTACGTCCTGGCGTCGGGCCGCGCCGGCGAGGCCGACGGCCTGCGCCGGGCGCTGAAGCGGGCCGCGCTCCGGCCCCGGGTCACGTACCGCGTCGCCGGGTGGGTCggcctcggggacggggacggggacgagGGGGCCCGCCACGCGGTGCGCGTCAGCCTCCGCGTGGACGGCGGCTGCGTCGTCGTCGATGGAGGCGCCGTCGTCTGCGCCGAGCCCGGCAGGTGGACCGAGATCAAGGGCGCGTTCCGACTCAAGGAGAGCCCGCGCGACGCGGAGGTGTACGTGCACGGCGCGCCCGCGGGCGTCGACGTCAAGGTCATGGATCTCCAGGTCTTTGCCACCGACCGCAGGGCGCGGTTCAGGAAGCTCAGGAAGAAGACTGACAAG GTGCGCAAGCGGGACGTGGTCCTCAACTTCGGCAGCGCGGCGTCGGGCATCTCGGGCGCGTCCATCCGCGTGATGCAGATGGACAGCAGCTTCCCGTTCGGCACCTGCATCAACACCAACGTGATCCAGAACCCGGGCTTCGTGGACTTCTTCGCCAAGCACTTCGACTGGGCCGTGTTCGAGAACGAGCTCAAGTGGTACCACACGGAGGCGCAGCAGGGGCAGCTCAACTACAGCGACTCGGACGCGCTGCTCGACTTCTGCGACCGCTACGGCAAGCCCGTGCGCGGCCACTGCATCTTCTGGGCCGTCGCCAACACCGTGCAGCAGTGGGTCAAGAACCTGGACGACGACCAGCTCGCGTCGGCCGTGCGGGCCCGCCTGCAGAGCCTGCTCACCCGCTACGCCGGCAGGTTCCCGCACTACGACGTCAACAACGAGATGCTGCACGGCAGCTACTACCAGGACCGCCTGGGCGACGACATCAACGCCTTCATGTTCCGCGAGGCCGCGCGGCTGGACCCGGGCGCCACGCTCTTCGTCAACGACTACAACGTCGAGGGCGGCAGCGACCCCAACGCCACCCCGGAGAAGTACATCGAGCAGATCAGCGCGCTGCAGCAGAAGGGCGCGGCGGTGGGCGGCATCGGCCTGCAGGGCCACGTCACCAACCCCGTCGGCGAGATCATCTGCGACGCGCTCGACAAGCTCGCCACCACCGACCTGCCCGTCTGGCTCACGGAGCTGGATGTGAGCGAGTCCGACGTCGACCTCCGCGCCGAGGACCTCGAGGTGGTGCTCCGGGAGGCGTACGCGCACCCGGCCGTCGAGGgcgtcatcttctggggctgcATGCAGGGCCACATGTGGCGCCAGGACGCGTGCCTCATCGACGCCGACGGCAACGTCAACGACGCCGGCGAGAG ATTCGTCGATCTCCGGAGGGAGTGGACATCGCACGCGCGCGGGCAGATCGACAGCGCTGGACACTTCAAATTCAGGGGGTACCACGGCACGTACATCGTGCAGCTCGCGACGGCGACGGGGAAGGTGCACAAGACGTTCTCCGTGGAGAAAGGGGACACCCCTCTCGTGCTGGACATGAACCTTTGA